In the genome of Deinococcus deserti VCD115, one region contains:
- the dxs gene encoding 1-deoxy-D-xylulose-5-phosphate synthase, whose translation MTAQASLTPLLDRVQSPEDLKRLSRDQLPALAQELREEIVRVCSVGGLHLASSLGATDLIVALHYVLNSPRDRILFDVGHQAYAHKMLTGRRHLMPTVKKEGGLSGFTKVTESEHDAITVGHASTSLANALGMAMARDALGQDYKVAAVIGDGSLTGGMALAALNTIGDMNRRMLIVLNDNEMSISENVGAINKFMRGLQVQKWFQEGEGASKKAVEAVSKPLANLMSRAKSSTRHFFDPASVNPFAAMGVRYVGPVDGHNVQELVWLMERLVDLDGPTILHVVTTKGKGLSYAEADPISWHGPSKFDPATGEVVPSNAYSWSAAFGDAVTELARLDPRTFVITPAMREGSGLVEYSKVHPHRYLDVGIAEDVAVTTAAGMALQGLKPIVAIYSSFLQRAYDQVLHDVAIENLNVTFAIDRAGIVGADGATHNGVFDLSFLRSIPNVGIGLPRNAEELRGMLRTAQSQPGPFAIRYPRGTTERVPEGTWPDIAWGSWERLKPGDDVVLLAGGKALEYVLKAVGDLPNVGVVNARFVKPLDEVMLREVASRARAIVTVEDNTVMGGFGSAVLEALNTMNLRPTVRVLGIPDEFQEHATVDSVHARAGIDAPAIRTVMAELGVDVPLGV comes from the coding sequence ATGACGGCGCAAGCTTCTCTGACGCCGCTGCTTGACCGGGTACAGAGCCCGGAAGACCTCAAGCGTCTGTCGCGCGACCAGCTGCCTGCACTGGCGCAGGAACTTCGTGAGGAGATCGTACGGGTCTGTTCCGTAGGAGGCCTGCATCTGGCGTCCTCCCTGGGAGCCACCGATCTGATTGTGGCGCTGCACTACGTGCTGAACTCTCCACGGGACCGGATCCTCTTTGACGTGGGCCATCAGGCCTACGCCCACAAGATGCTGACCGGTCGCCGGCACCTGATGCCCACGGTCAAGAAAGAGGGTGGCCTCTCGGGCTTTACCAAGGTGACGGAATCCGAACACGACGCGATTACGGTGGGGCACGCCAGCACATCCCTGGCCAATGCCCTGGGAATGGCGATGGCGCGCGACGCCCTGGGCCAGGACTACAAAGTTGCCGCTGTGATCGGAGACGGCTCGCTGACCGGGGGTATGGCTCTGGCAGCCCTGAACACCATCGGGGACATGAACCGCCGCATGCTGATCGTGCTCAATGACAACGAGATGAGCATCAGCGAGAACGTTGGGGCCATCAACAAATTCATGCGCGGCCTGCAGGTACAGAAATGGTTCCAGGAGGGCGAAGGGGCCAGCAAGAAGGCAGTCGAGGCCGTCAGCAAACCGCTGGCCAATCTGATGAGCCGGGCCAAGAGCTCTACGCGTCATTTTTTCGATCCAGCCAGTGTCAACCCGTTTGCGGCCATGGGAGTGCGTTATGTCGGCCCGGTCGATGGCCACAACGTTCAGGAGCTGGTGTGGCTCATGGAACGTCTGGTGGACCTTGACGGACCGACCATCCTGCATGTGGTCACCACCAAGGGCAAAGGCCTGAGCTACGCCGAGGCTGATCCGATCTCGTGGCATGGACCCAGCAAGTTCGATCCGGCCACTGGCGAGGTGGTTCCCAGCAACGCCTATTCCTGGAGCGCGGCGTTCGGGGACGCGGTGACTGAACTGGCCCGGCTTGATCCCCGGACCTTCGTGATCACGCCGGCCATGCGCGAGGGCAGCGGACTTGTGGAATACAGCAAGGTTCATCCGCACCGTTACCTGGACGTCGGTATTGCTGAGGACGTGGCGGTCACCACGGCCGCTGGAATGGCCCTTCAGGGTCTTAAACCCATCGTGGCCATTTACAGCTCGTTCCTGCAGCGGGCCTACGATCAGGTTCTGCACGACGTGGCTATCGAGAACCTGAACGTCACCTTCGCCATTGACCGTGCAGGTATTGTCGGTGCCGATGGTGCGACCCATAACGGCGTCTTCGACCTCAGTTTTCTGCGCAGTATTCCCAATGTCGGCATAGGGCTGCCCCGGAACGCCGAGGAGTTGCGCGGCATGCTCCGCACGGCGCAGTCACAACCTGGGCCATTCGCCATCCGTTATCCACGGGGCACGACCGAACGTGTTCCGGAAGGCACCTGGCCGGACATTGCCTGGGGAAGCTGGGAGCGCCTGAAACCCGGAGACGACGTCGTTCTTCTGGCCGGCGGCAAAGCCCTGGAGTATGTCCTGAAGGCGGTGGGAGACCTGCCCAACGTAGGCGTGGTAAATGCCCGCTTTGTCAAACCGTTGGATGAGGTGATGCTGCGTGAGGTCGCCTCACGGGCGCGCGCTATTGTCACTGTCGAGGACAACACCGTTATGGGCGGCTTTGGCAGTGCCGTGCTGGAAGCCCTGAACACCATGAACCTCCGTCCTACTGTGCGCGTGCTGGGTATCCCGGATGAGTTTCAGGAACATGCCACCGTTGACAGCGTGCATGCGCGGGCCGGGATTGATGCTCCAGCCATCCGCACAGTGATGGCCGAGCTTGGTGTGGACGTCCCTCTAGGCGTGTGA
- a CDS encoding PspA/IM30 family protein, producing the protein MSILDRLSRLLRANVNDMISKAEDPGKIIDQSLRDMRSAYTEARTEVAEAMSQNIKMERESNINRKLATEYEKKAEEALRGGREDLAREALRRAQNHKDLAAGFDEQRATQTNTVDQLRTQLRALEAKIDEMESKKTLLAARQKTAQAGATLDRVSGFDKAGGAMDAFDEMEQKVAGMEDRNKAMSDLRRENDIDAQLRDLGREKDVDDALAALKARVQGEQSKPG; encoded by the coding sequence ATGTCCATTCTTGATCGACTGTCCCGCCTGCTCCGAGCCAATGTCAACGATATGATCAGCAAGGCCGAGGACCCTGGCAAGATTATCGACCAGTCGCTGCGTGACATGCGAAGTGCCTACACCGAGGCCCGCACCGAAGTGGCTGAAGCCATGAGTCAGAACATCAAAATGGAGCGCGAGTCCAACATCAACCGCAAGCTGGCCACCGAGTACGAGAAGAAAGCGGAAGAAGCTCTGCGAGGCGGCAGAGAGGACCTGGCGCGTGAAGCCCTGCGCCGCGCGCAGAACCACAAGGATCTGGCCGCAGGGTTTGACGAACAACGGGCCACCCAGACCAATACGGTTGACCAGCTTCGGACCCAGCTGCGCGCGCTTGAGGCTAAAATCGACGAGATGGAGTCTAAAAAGACCCTGCTCGCCGCCCGCCAGAAAACGGCTCAGGCAGGAGCCACGCTCGACCGCGTTTCGGGCTTCGACAAGGCCGGCGGTGCGATGGACGCCTTCGACGAAATGGAACAGAAGGTTGCCGGAATGGAAGACCGCAACAAAGCCATGTCAGATCTGCGGCGCGAAAATGACATCGATGCTCAGCTACGGGATCTGGGCCGTGAAAAGGATGTAGATGACGCCTTGGCAGCCCTGAAAGCCCGCGTACAGGGTGAGCAGAGCAAACCCGGCTGA
- a CDS encoding TetR/AcrR family transcriptional regulator, protein MSVPAQRPARARSAEEKYQRREDILRAAERLWTTTPYAELSMNQVAREAQLAKGTLYLYFDTKEDLFLALLSEHLRAWLHDLTSELDKSSPQTPDDVADVLLATSRDLEPLRRLLVLLGTVLERNARPELVASFKQEMQTLTEGVAQRLPFAPEVTLRLLHHLHALSIGWQQLTEDASRSGVDNPFEEEFRLALRAVVRAVAQS, encoded by the coding sequence GTGTCTGTGCCTGCTCAACGACCCGCCCGCGCCCGCAGCGCTGAGGAAAAATATCAGCGGCGTGAAGATATTCTCCGTGCTGCTGAGCGCCTGTGGACCACGACGCCCTACGCAGAGCTGAGCATGAATCAGGTTGCCCGTGAGGCCCAGCTGGCCAAAGGCACCCTGTACCTGTATTTCGATACCAAGGAAGACCTGTTTCTGGCGCTGCTCAGCGAGCATCTCAGGGCGTGGCTTCACGACCTGACCTCCGAGTTGGACAAAAGCAGCCCCCAGACACCCGACGACGTGGCGGATGTGCTGCTGGCCACCTCAAGGGATCTGGAGCCCTTGCGCCGCCTGCTGGTGCTGTTGGGAACGGTACTTGAACGCAACGCCCGGCCCGAACTTGTGGCCAGTTTCAAACAGGAAATGCAGACCCTGACAGAAGGGGTGGCACAGCGCCTGCCCTTTGCCCCGGAGGTTACGCTGCGTCTGCTGCATCATCTGCATGCACTTTCGATCGGCTGGCAGCAGCTCACCGAGGACGCCTCCCGCTCGGGTGTGGACAACCCGTTTGAAGAGGAATTCCGGCTGGCTCTGCGCGCTGTGGTGCGGGCCGTTGCCCAGAGCTGA